The following coding sequences lie in one Melopsittacus undulatus isolate bMelUnd1 chromosome 9, bMelUnd1.mat.Z, whole genome shotgun sequence genomic window:
- the SEMA6D gene encoding semaphorin-6D isoform X1: MRLPLLCVSMMLMSLSQCWAVSFPEDEDPINVVDYHYSRQYPVFRGRPSGNESQHRLDFQLMLKIRDTLYIAGRDQVYTVNLNEVPKSEVTPSKKLTWRSRQQDRENCAMKGKHKDECHNFIKVFVPRNDEMVFVCGTNAFNPMCRYYQLNTLEYDGEEISGLARCPFDARQTNVALFADGKLYSATVADFLSSDAVIYRSMGDGSALRTIKYDSKWIKEPHFLHAIEYGNYVYFFFREIAVEHNNLGKAVYSRVARICKNDMGGSQRVLEKHWTSFLKARLNCSVPGDSFFYFDVLQSITDIIEINGVPTVVGVFTTQLNSIPGSAVCAFSMDDIEKVFKGRFKEQKTPDSVWTAVPEDKVPKPRPGCCAKHGLAEAYKTSIDFPDETLSFIKSHPLMDSAVPSVIEEPWFTKTRVRYRLTAIAVDHAAGPYQNYTVIFVGSEAGVVLKILAKTRPFSLNDSVLLEEIEAYNHAKCNAESEEDRRVIALQLDRDHHALFVAFSSCIIRIPLSRCERHGSCKKACIASRDPYCGWLDHEACGRVTPGMSFSLFVSYNHSTGGYIQDVEYGNTAQLGDCHEILPTTATPDYKIFGDPTSDMKFSSASITTMASIPVISPKVIGSWKPKVTGSRKFVVQDDPNTSDYSDPLSGVPKGVRWEVQSGESNQMVHMNVLITCVFAAFVLGAFIAGVAVYCYRDIFVRKSRKIHKDAESAQSCTDSSGSFAKLNGLFDSPVKEYQQNIDSPKLYTNLLTSRKELPPNGDTKSMMMDHRGQPPELAALPTPESTPVLQQKTLQAMKSQSDKALGNLNASRKETPLKSPQFFPSSPPPHSPLSHGHIPSAIVLPNATHDYNTSFSNSNAHKADKKMQHVDHPLTKPSSKRDHRRSVDSRNTLNDFLKHLNETTGNPKAIMGDIQVAHQTLMLDPMGNMSEIPPKVPNREASLYSPPSTLPRNSPTKRVDVPTTPGVPMTSLERQRGYHKNSSQRHSISALPKNLNSPNGVLLSRQPSINRGGYIPSTAGTKMDYMQGTPVSVHLQPSLSRQSSYTSNGTLPRTGVKRTSSLKPDVPPKPSFVPQTTSVRPLNKYSY, from the exons ATGAGGCTTCCTCTGCTTTGTGTCTCCATGATGCTGATGAGTCTGTCCCAGTGCTGGGCTGTCAGCTTCCCTGAAGATGAGGACCCTATTAATGTTGTTGACTACCACT ATTCAAGGCAATATCCAGTATTTAGAGGACGCCCTTCAGGCAATGAATCTCAGCACAGGCTGGACTTCCAACTGATGTTGAAAATTCGAGACACACTTTATATCGCTGGCAG GGACCAAGTTTACACTGTAAACTTAAATGAAGTTCCAAAATCGGAAGTTACCCCAAGCAAG AAATTAACATGGAGGTCCAGGCAGCAGGACCGAGAGAACTGTGCTATGAAAGGCAAACATAAA GATGAATGCCATAACTTCATTAAAGTCTTTGTTCCAAGAAATGATGAGATGGTGTTTGTCTGTGGAACAAATGCATTTAACCCTATGTGCAGATACTATCAG cTGAATACCTTGGAGTATGATGGGGAGGAAATTAGTGGTTTGGCAAGATGCCCATTTGATGCCAGACAAACCAATGTCGCCCTTTTTGCTG ATGGAAAATTGTATTCGGCAACAGTAGCAGATTTCCTGTCAAGTGATGCTGTTATTTATCGCAGCATGGGGGATGGATCTGCCCTAAGAACAATAAAGTATGATTCCAAATGGATAAAAG AACCGCACTTCCTCCATGCCATCGAATACGGGAActatgtttatttcttcttccgAGAAATTGCTGTAGAGCACAATAATTTAGGCAAG GCTGTGTATTCCCGTGTGGCACGAATATGCAAAAATGACATGGGGGGGTCCCAGAGAGTCCTGGAGAAACACTGGACATCCTTCCTGAAAGCTCGGCTCAACTGCTCAGTCCCCGGGGATTCTTTTTTCTACTTTGATGTTCTGCAGTCTATCACAGACATAATAGAAATCAATGGAGTCCCCACAGTTGTTGGTGTATTCACCACACAGCTTAACAG CATCCCTGGTTCAGCCGTGTGTGCTTTCAGCATGGATGACATCGAGAAAGTCTTCAAAGGGAGatttaaagaacaaaagacTCCCGACTCTGTTTGGACAGCTGTACCTGAAGACAAAGTACCAAAGCCAAG ACCTGGCTGCTGTGCAAAACATGGCCTAGCAGAGGCTTACAAAACCTCCATTGATTTCCCAGATGAAACCCTCTCCTTCATCAAATCTCATCCTTTGATGGATTCAGCTGTTCCCTCAGTCATTGAGGAGCCCTGGTTTACCAAAACACGTGTCAG ATACAGATTGACAGCAATTGCTGTAGACCATGCTGCTGGACCCTACCAGAACTACACAGTCATATTTGTTGGCTCTGAAGCAGGAGTAGTACTTAAAATCTTGGCAAAGACCAGGCCTTTCTCTTTAAATGACAGTGTATTGCTAGAAGAGATTGAAGCCTATAATCATGCAAA GTGTAATGCTGAGAGCGAGGAGGACAGAAGAGTCATTGCCCTTCAGTTGGATAGAGACCACCATGCTCTGTTCGTGGCATTCTCCAGCTGCATCATTAGAATTCCTCTGAGCCGGTGTGAGCGTCACGGGTCATGTAAAAA ggCATGTATTGCTTCACGAGACCCGTACTGTGGCTGGTTAGACCATGAGGCATGTGGAAGAGTGACACCAGGCATGTC GTTCTCTTTGTTTGTTTCATACAACCACAGCACCGGAGGATACATACAAGATGTCGAATACGGCAACACAGCTCAGCTTGGGGACTGCCACG AAATTTTGCCTACTACAGCTACACCAGATTACAAAATATTTGGCGACCCAACATCTG ACATGAAGTTCTCCTCAGCTTCCATTACCACAATGGCAAGTATCCCAGTTATATCACCCAAAGTGATTGGTTCCTGGAAACCTAAAGTGACTGGCTCTCGGAAATTTGTAGTTCAAGATGACCCAAACACTTCTGATTATTCTGATCCATTATCAGGTGTCCCAAAGG GTGTAAGGTGGGAAGTACAATCAGGAGAGTCCAACCAAATGGTACATATGAATGTCCTTATCACTTGTGTCTTTGCCGCTTTTGTCCTGGGAGCCTTTATTGCGGGAGTGGCCGTTTACTGTTACCGGGATATATTTGTACGGAAATccagaaaaatacacaaagatGCAGAATCTGCTCAGTCCTGTACTGACTCCAGTGGGAGCTTTGCTAAACTGAATGGGCTCTTTGACAGTCCTGTTAAGGAGTATCAACAAAACATTGATTCCCCTAAACTTTACACAAACCTGTTGACTAGCAGAAAGGAGTTGCCACCCAATGGTGATACAAAGTCCATGATGATGGACCACAGAGGCCAGCCTCCGGAATTAGCTGCACTTCCAACTCCTGAATCGACGCCAGTTCTACAACaaaagactctgcaggctatGAAAAGTCAGTCAGACAAAGCGCTTGGTAACCTCAATGCTTCACGAAAGGAAACACCGCTAAAAAGCCCTcagttttttccttccagtcctCCACCACACTCTCCTCTAAGTCACGGACATATCCCCAGTGCTATTGTTCTTCCCAATGCTACCCATGATTATAATACATCTTTCTCAAATTCTAATGCACACAAGGCAGACAAAAAGATGCAGCATGTTGATCACCCACTTACAAAACCATCCAGCAAAAGAGACCACAGGAGATCTGTTGATTCCAGGAACACCTTGAATGATTTTCTGAAACACTTAAATGAAACTACTGGTAATCCCAAAGCAATTATGGGAGATATTCAAGTGGCCCACCAGACTTTAATGTTGGATCCAATGGGAAATATGTCTGAGATACCACCTAAGGTTCCCAACAGGGAGGCATCCTTATACTCTCCTCCATCAACTCTTCCAAGAAACAGCCCCACGAAACGAGTGGATGTTCCCACCACTCCTGGAGTACCAATGACCTCTTTGGAAAGGCAGAGAGGTTACCAcaaaaattcttcacagagGCATTCAATATCTGCCCTTCCTAAAAACTTAAACTCACCGAATGGTGTTTTGTTATCCAGACAGCCTAGTATTAATCGTGGGGGGTACATACCTTCCACGGCAGGCACAAAGATGGACTATATGCAAGGGACGCCTGTCAGCGTTCACCTCCAGCCTTCCTTGTCCAGGCAAAGCAGTTACACGAGCAATGGCACCCTTCCTCGTACAGGTGTAAAGAGGACATCCTCCTTAAAACCAGACGTGCCACCAAAACCCTCATTCGTTCCCCAAACAACTTCAGTCAGACCACTGAACAAGTACAGTTACTAG
- the SEMA6D gene encoding semaphorin-6D isoform X3 — translation MRLPLLCVSMMLMSLSQCWAVSFPEDEDPINVVDYHYSRQYPVFRGRPSGNESQHRLDFQLMLKIRDTLYIAGRDQVYTVNLNEVPKSEVTPSKKLTWRSRQQDRENCAMKGKHKDECHNFIKVFVPRNDEMVFVCGTNAFNPMCRYYQLNTLEYDGEEISGLARCPFDARQTNVALFADGKLYSATVADFLSSDAVIYRSMGDGSALRTIKYDSKWIKEPHFLHAIEYGNYVYFFFREIAVEHNNLGKAVYSRVARICKNDMGGSQRVLEKHWTSFLKARLNCSVPGDSFFYFDVLQSITDIIEINGVPTVVGVFTTQLNSIPGSAVCAFSMDDIEKVFKGRFKEQKTPDSVWTAVPEDKVPKPRPGCCAKHGLAEAYKTSIDFPDETLSFIKSHPLMDSAVPSVIEEPWFTKTRVRYRLTAIAVDHAAGPYQNYTVIFVGSEAGVVLKILAKTRPFSLNDSVLLEEIEAYNHAKCNAESEEDRRVIALQLDRDHHALFVAFSSCIIRIPLSRCERHGSCKKACIASRDPYCGWLDHEACGRVTPGMSFSLFVSYNHSTGGYIQDVEYGNTAQLGDCHEILPTTATPDYKIFGDPTSGVRWEVQSGESNQMVHMNVLITCVFAAFVLGAFIAGVAVYCYRDIFVRKSRKIHKDAESAQSCTDSSGSFAKLNGLFDSPVKEYQQNIDSPKLYTNLLTSRKELPPNGDTKSMMMDHRGQPPELAALPTPESTPVLQQKTLQAMKSQSDKALGNLNASRKETPLKSPQFFPSSPPPHSPLSHGHIPSAIVLPNATHDYNTSFSNSNAHKADKKMQHVDHPLTKPSSKRDHRRSVDSRNTLNDFLKHLNETTGNPKAIMGDIQVAHQTLMLDPMGNMSEIPPKVPNREASLYSPPSTLPRNSPTKRVDVPTTPGVPMTSLERQRGYHKNSSQRHSISALPKNLNSPNGVLLSRQPSINRGGYIPSTAGTKMDYMQGTPVSVHLQPSLSRQSSYTSNGTLPRTGVKRTSSLKPDVPPKPSFVPQTTSVRPLNKYSY, via the exons ATGAGGCTTCCTCTGCTTTGTGTCTCCATGATGCTGATGAGTCTGTCCCAGTGCTGGGCTGTCAGCTTCCCTGAAGATGAGGACCCTATTAATGTTGTTGACTACCACT ATTCAAGGCAATATCCAGTATTTAGAGGACGCCCTTCAGGCAATGAATCTCAGCACAGGCTGGACTTCCAACTGATGTTGAAAATTCGAGACACACTTTATATCGCTGGCAG GGACCAAGTTTACACTGTAAACTTAAATGAAGTTCCAAAATCGGAAGTTACCCCAAGCAAG AAATTAACATGGAGGTCCAGGCAGCAGGACCGAGAGAACTGTGCTATGAAAGGCAAACATAAA GATGAATGCCATAACTTCATTAAAGTCTTTGTTCCAAGAAATGATGAGATGGTGTTTGTCTGTGGAACAAATGCATTTAACCCTATGTGCAGATACTATCAG cTGAATACCTTGGAGTATGATGGGGAGGAAATTAGTGGTTTGGCAAGATGCCCATTTGATGCCAGACAAACCAATGTCGCCCTTTTTGCTG ATGGAAAATTGTATTCGGCAACAGTAGCAGATTTCCTGTCAAGTGATGCTGTTATTTATCGCAGCATGGGGGATGGATCTGCCCTAAGAACAATAAAGTATGATTCCAAATGGATAAAAG AACCGCACTTCCTCCATGCCATCGAATACGGGAActatgtttatttcttcttccgAGAAATTGCTGTAGAGCACAATAATTTAGGCAAG GCTGTGTATTCCCGTGTGGCACGAATATGCAAAAATGACATGGGGGGGTCCCAGAGAGTCCTGGAGAAACACTGGACATCCTTCCTGAAAGCTCGGCTCAACTGCTCAGTCCCCGGGGATTCTTTTTTCTACTTTGATGTTCTGCAGTCTATCACAGACATAATAGAAATCAATGGAGTCCCCACAGTTGTTGGTGTATTCACCACACAGCTTAACAG CATCCCTGGTTCAGCCGTGTGTGCTTTCAGCATGGATGACATCGAGAAAGTCTTCAAAGGGAGatttaaagaacaaaagacTCCCGACTCTGTTTGGACAGCTGTACCTGAAGACAAAGTACCAAAGCCAAG ACCTGGCTGCTGTGCAAAACATGGCCTAGCAGAGGCTTACAAAACCTCCATTGATTTCCCAGATGAAACCCTCTCCTTCATCAAATCTCATCCTTTGATGGATTCAGCTGTTCCCTCAGTCATTGAGGAGCCCTGGTTTACCAAAACACGTGTCAG ATACAGATTGACAGCAATTGCTGTAGACCATGCTGCTGGACCCTACCAGAACTACACAGTCATATTTGTTGGCTCTGAAGCAGGAGTAGTACTTAAAATCTTGGCAAAGACCAGGCCTTTCTCTTTAAATGACAGTGTATTGCTAGAAGAGATTGAAGCCTATAATCATGCAAA GTGTAATGCTGAGAGCGAGGAGGACAGAAGAGTCATTGCCCTTCAGTTGGATAGAGACCACCATGCTCTGTTCGTGGCATTCTCCAGCTGCATCATTAGAATTCCTCTGAGCCGGTGTGAGCGTCACGGGTCATGTAAAAA ggCATGTATTGCTTCACGAGACCCGTACTGTGGCTGGTTAGACCATGAGGCATGTGGAAGAGTGACACCAGGCATGTC GTTCTCTTTGTTTGTTTCATACAACCACAGCACCGGAGGATACATACAAGATGTCGAATACGGCAACACAGCTCAGCTTGGGGACTGCCACG AAATTTTGCCTACTACAGCTACACCAGATTACAAAATATTTGGCGACCCAACATCTG GTGTAAGGTGGGAAGTACAATCAGGAGAGTCCAACCAAATGGTACATATGAATGTCCTTATCACTTGTGTCTTTGCCGCTTTTGTCCTGGGAGCCTTTATTGCGGGAGTGGCCGTTTACTGTTACCGGGATATATTTGTACGGAAATccagaaaaatacacaaagatGCAGAATCTGCTCAGTCCTGTACTGACTCCAGTGGGAGCTTTGCTAAACTGAATGGGCTCTTTGACAGTCCTGTTAAGGAGTATCAACAAAACATTGATTCCCCTAAACTTTACACAAACCTGTTGACTAGCAGAAAGGAGTTGCCACCCAATGGTGATACAAAGTCCATGATGATGGACCACAGAGGCCAGCCTCCGGAATTAGCTGCACTTCCAACTCCTGAATCGACGCCAGTTCTACAACaaaagactctgcaggctatGAAAAGTCAGTCAGACAAAGCGCTTGGTAACCTCAATGCTTCACGAAAGGAAACACCGCTAAAAAGCCCTcagttttttccttccagtcctCCACCACACTCTCCTCTAAGTCACGGACATATCCCCAGTGCTATTGTTCTTCCCAATGCTACCCATGATTATAATACATCTTTCTCAAATTCTAATGCACACAAGGCAGACAAAAAGATGCAGCATGTTGATCACCCACTTACAAAACCATCCAGCAAAAGAGACCACAGGAGATCTGTTGATTCCAGGAACACCTTGAATGATTTTCTGAAACACTTAAATGAAACTACTGGTAATCCCAAAGCAATTATGGGAGATATTCAAGTGGCCCACCAGACTTTAATGTTGGATCCAATGGGAAATATGTCTGAGATACCACCTAAGGTTCCCAACAGGGAGGCATCCTTATACTCTCCTCCATCAACTCTTCCAAGAAACAGCCCCACGAAACGAGTGGATGTTCCCACCACTCCTGGAGTACCAATGACCTCTTTGGAAAGGCAGAGAGGTTACCAcaaaaattcttcacagagGCATTCAATATCTGCCCTTCCTAAAAACTTAAACTCACCGAATGGTGTTTTGTTATCCAGACAGCCTAGTATTAATCGTGGGGGGTACATACCTTCCACGGCAGGCACAAAGATGGACTATATGCAAGGGACGCCTGTCAGCGTTCACCTCCAGCCTTCCTTGTCCAGGCAAAGCAGTTACACGAGCAATGGCACCCTTCCTCGTACAGGTGTAAAGAGGACATCCTCCTTAAAACCAGACGTGCCACCAAAACCCTCATTCGTTCCCCAAACAACTTCAGTCAGACCACTGAACAAGTACAGTTACTAG
- the SEMA6D gene encoding semaphorin-6D isoform X2, with product MRLPLLCVSMMLMSLSQCWAVSFPEDEDPINVVDYHYSRQYPVFRGRPSGNESQHRLDFQLMLKIRDTLYIAGRDQVYTVNLNEVPKSEVTPSKKLTWRSRQQDRENCAMKGKHKDECHNFIKVFVPRNDEMVFVCGTNAFNPMCRYYQLNTLEYDGEEISGLARCPFDARQTNVALFADGKLYSATVADFLSSDAVIYRSMGDGSALRTIKYDSKWIKEPHFLHAIEYGNYVYFFFREIAVEHNNLGKAVYSRVARICKNDMGGSQRVLEKHWTSFLKARLNCSVPGDSFFYFDVLQSITDIIEINGVPTVVGVFTTQLNSIPGSAVCAFSMDDIEKVFKGRFKEQKTPDSVWTAVPEDKVPKPRPGCCAKHGLAEAYKTSIDFPDETLSFIKSHPLMDSAVPSVIEEPWFTKTRVRYRLTAIAVDHAAGPYQNYTVIFVGSEAGVVLKILAKTRPFSLNDSVLLEEIEAYNHAKCNAESEEDRRVIALQLDRDHHALFVAFSSCIIRIPLSRCERHGSCKKACIASRDPYCGWLDHEACGRVTPGMSTGGYIQDVEYGNTAQLGDCHEILPTTATPDYKIFGDPTSDMKFSSASITTMASIPVISPKVIGSWKPKVTGSRKFVVQDDPNTSDYSDPLSGVPKGVRWEVQSGESNQMVHMNVLITCVFAAFVLGAFIAGVAVYCYRDIFVRKSRKIHKDAESAQSCTDSSGSFAKLNGLFDSPVKEYQQNIDSPKLYTNLLTSRKELPPNGDTKSMMMDHRGQPPELAALPTPESTPVLQQKTLQAMKSQSDKALGNLNASRKETPLKSPQFFPSSPPPHSPLSHGHIPSAIVLPNATHDYNTSFSNSNAHKADKKMQHVDHPLTKPSSKRDHRRSVDSRNTLNDFLKHLNETTGNPKAIMGDIQVAHQTLMLDPMGNMSEIPPKVPNREASLYSPPSTLPRNSPTKRVDVPTTPGVPMTSLERQRGYHKNSSQRHSISALPKNLNSPNGVLLSRQPSINRGGYIPSTAGTKMDYMQGTPVSVHLQPSLSRQSSYTSNGTLPRTGVKRTSSLKPDVPPKPSFVPQTTSVRPLNKYSY from the exons ATGAGGCTTCCTCTGCTTTGTGTCTCCATGATGCTGATGAGTCTGTCCCAGTGCTGGGCTGTCAGCTTCCCTGAAGATGAGGACCCTATTAATGTTGTTGACTACCACT ATTCAAGGCAATATCCAGTATTTAGAGGACGCCCTTCAGGCAATGAATCTCAGCACAGGCTGGACTTCCAACTGATGTTGAAAATTCGAGACACACTTTATATCGCTGGCAG GGACCAAGTTTACACTGTAAACTTAAATGAAGTTCCAAAATCGGAAGTTACCCCAAGCAAG AAATTAACATGGAGGTCCAGGCAGCAGGACCGAGAGAACTGTGCTATGAAAGGCAAACATAAA GATGAATGCCATAACTTCATTAAAGTCTTTGTTCCAAGAAATGATGAGATGGTGTTTGTCTGTGGAACAAATGCATTTAACCCTATGTGCAGATACTATCAG cTGAATACCTTGGAGTATGATGGGGAGGAAATTAGTGGTTTGGCAAGATGCCCATTTGATGCCAGACAAACCAATGTCGCCCTTTTTGCTG ATGGAAAATTGTATTCGGCAACAGTAGCAGATTTCCTGTCAAGTGATGCTGTTATTTATCGCAGCATGGGGGATGGATCTGCCCTAAGAACAATAAAGTATGATTCCAAATGGATAAAAG AACCGCACTTCCTCCATGCCATCGAATACGGGAActatgtttatttcttcttccgAGAAATTGCTGTAGAGCACAATAATTTAGGCAAG GCTGTGTATTCCCGTGTGGCACGAATATGCAAAAATGACATGGGGGGGTCCCAGAGAGTCCTGGAGAAACACTGGACATCCTTCCTGAAAGCTCGGCTCAACTGCTCAGTCCCCGGGGATTCTTTTTTCTACTTTGATGTTCTGCAGTCTATCACAGACATAATAGAAATCAATGGAGTCCCCACAGTTGTTGGTGTATTCACCACACAGCTTAACAG CATCCCTGGTTCAGCCGTGTGTGCTTTCAGCATGGATGACATCGAGAAAGTCTTCAAAGGGAGatttaaagaacaaaagacTCCCGACTCTGTTTGGACAGCTGTACCTGAAGACAAAGTACCAAAGCCAAG ACCTGGCTGCTGTGCAAAACATGGCCTAGCAGAGGCTTACAAAACCTCCATTGATTTCCCAGATGAAACCCTCTCCTTCATCAAATCTCATCCTTTGATGGATTCAGCTGTTCCCTCAGTCATTGAGGAGCCCTGGTTTACCAAAACACGTGTCAG ATACAGATTGACAGCAATTGCTGTAGACCATGCTGCTGGACCCTACCAGAACTACACAGTCATATTTGTTGGCTCTGAAGCAGGAGTAGTACTTAAAATCTTGGCAAAGACCAGGCCTTTCTCTTTAAATGACAGTGTATTGCTAGAAGAGATTGAAGCCTATAATCATGCAAA GTGTAATGCTGAGAGCGAGGAGGACAGAAGAGTCATTGCCCTTCAGTTGGATAGAGACCACCATGCTCTGTTCGTGGCATTCTCCAGCTGCATCATTAGAATTCCTCTGAGCCGGTGTGAGCGTCACGGGTCATGTAAAAA ggCATGTATTGCTTCACGAGACCCGTACTGTGGCTGGTTAGACCATGAGGCATGTGGAAGAGTGACACCAGGCATGTC CACCGGAGGATACATACAAGATGTCGAATACGGCAACACAGCTCAGCTTGGGGACTGCCACG AAATTTTGCCTACTACAGCTACACCAGATTACAAAATATTTGGCGACCCAACATCTG ACATGAAGTTCTCCTCAGCTTCCATTACCACAATGGCAAGTATCCCAGTTATATCACCCAAAGTGATTGGTTCCTGGAAACCTAAAGTGACTGGCTCTCGGAAATTTGTAGTTCAAGATGACCCAAACACTTCTGATTATTCTGATCCATTATCAGGTGTCCCAAAGG GTGTAAGGTGGGAAGTACAATCAGGAGAGTCCAACCAAATGGTACATATGAATGTCCTTATCACTTGTGTCTTTGCCGCTTTTGTCCTGGGAGCCTTTATTGCGGGAGTGGCCGTTTACTGTTACCGGGATATATTTGTACGGAAATccagaaaaatacacaaagatGCAGAATCTGCTCAGTCCTGTACTGACTCCAGTGGGAGCTTTGCTAAACTGAATGGGCTCTTTGACAGTCCTGTTAAGGAGTATCAACAAAACATTGATTCCCCTAAACTTTACACAAACCTGTTGACTAGCAGAAAGGAGTTGCCACCCAATGGTGATACAAAGTCCATGATGATGGACCACAGAGGCCAGCCTCCGGAATTAGCTGCACTTCCAACTCCTGAATCGACGCCAGTTCTACAACaaaagactctgcaggctatGAAAAGTCAGTCAGACAAAGCGCTTGGTAACCTCAATGCTTCACGAAAGGAAACACCGCTAAAAAGCCCTcagttttttccttccagtcctCCACCACACTCTCCTCTAAGTCACGGACATATCCCCAGTGCTATTGTTCTTCCCAATGCTACCCATGATTATAATACATCTTTCTCAAATTCTAATGCACACAAGGCAGACAAAAAGATGCAGCATGTTGATCACCCACTTACAAAACCATCCAGCAAAAGAGACCACAGGAGATCTGTTGATTCCAGGAACACCTTGAATGATTTTCTGAAACACTTAAATGAAACTACTGGTAATCCCAAAGCAATTATGGGAGATATTCAAGTGGCCCACCAGACTTTAATGTTGGATCCAATGGGAAATATGTCTGAGATACCACCTAAGGTTCCCAACAGGGAGGCATCCTTATACTCTCCTCCATCAACTCTTCCAAGAAACAGCCCCACGAAACGAGTGGATGTTCCCACCACTCCTGGAGTACCAATGACCTCTTTGGAAAGGCAGAGAGGTTACCAcaaaaattcttcacagagGCATTCAATATCTGCCCTTCCTAAAAACTTAAACTCACCGAATGGTGTTTTGTTATCCAGACAGCCTAGTATTAATCGTGGGGGGTACATACCTTCCACGGCAGGCACAAAGATGGACTATATGCAAGGGACGCCTGTCAGCGTTCACCTCCAGCCTTCCTTGTCCAGGCAAAGCAGTTACACGAGCAATGGCACCCTTCCTCGTACAGGTGTAAAGAGGACATCCTCCTTAAAACCAGACGTGCCACCAAAACCCTCATTCGTTCCCCAAACAACTTCAGTCAGACCACTGAACAAGTACAGTTACTAG